The following coding sequences lie in one Capsicum annuum cultivar UCD-10X-F1 chromosome 5, UCD10Xv1.1, whole genome shotgun sequence genomic window:
- the LOC107872285 gene encoding glucan endo-1,3-beta-glucosidase 8-like — MDVLKFAKVPSDADFRDDIKEPMLESLEEFNQTGASFVLCMFPIYFVKDVMNYTNIEFAFCDNDSGLEVQDGNVTYTNVVELMIDSVAWAIKKAGYANMKIVIGEIGWPTDGYLHANIKNAERFHKGLLKFIASEKGTPLRPGSIDIYLHSLSDENKFGHKSGAFQRHWGIYEADGNPKYKIDFSLQDRDLYPTQAKGIVKMPNRWCVFNRDRSNMTLVNKNYELACKIADCTPLEKGASCDKLSFQSKISYAFNAYFQKYKQDIKFCDFNGFGKIVTTNPSVENSEFPIEILAFQDQPDKNGMILRV; from the exons ATGGACGTGTTAAAGTTCGCGAAAGTCCCCTCAGATGCAGACTTTCGCGATGATATAAAAGAACCCATGCTCGAATCCCTAGAAGAGTTTAATCAGACCGGGGCCTCATTTGTTCTCTGCATGTTCCCAATCTATTTCGTTAAAGACGTAATGAATTACACAAATATTGAATTCGCTTTTTGTGATAACGATAGTGGGTTGGAGGTACAAGATGGTAATGTTACATATACGAATGTGGTGGAGTTAATGATAGATTCTGTTGCATGGGCAATAAAGAAAGCGGGATATGCGAATATGAAAATTGTGATTGGTGAAATTGGATGGCCTACAGATGGATATCTACATGCAAATATTAAAAATGCAGAGAGATTTCATAAGGGGTTATTGAAATTTATAGCATCAGAAAAAGGGACACCACTTAGGCCAGGGTCTATTGACATATATCTTCACAGTTTGTCAGATGAGAATAAGTTTGGACACAAAAGTGGTGCATTTCAAAGGCATTGGGGGATTTATGAGGCAGATGGAAATCCAAAGTACAAAATTGATTTCTCATTACAG GACCGCGACTTGTATCCTACACAAGCTAAGGGCATTGTGAAAATGCCAAATCGATGGTGTGTGTTTAATAGAGATAGATCAAACATGACTTTGGTGAATAAGAATTATGAATTAGCATGCAAAATTGCAGATTGTACACCATTGGAAAAAGGGGCTTCATGTGATAAACTAAGTTTTCAGTCCAAAATTTCTTATGCTTTTAATGCATATTTCCAAAAATACAAACAAGACataaaattttgtgattttaatggTTTTGGTAAAATTGTAACAACAAATCCCTCTGTTGAAAATTCTGAGTTTCCCATTGAGATATTGGCATTTCAAGATCAACCGGATAAAAATGGTATGATTTTAAGAGTTTGa